The Kogia breviceps isolate mKogBre1 chromosome 16, mKogBre1 haplotype 1, whole genome shotgun sequence genome window below encodes:
- the LOC136792835 gene encoding uncharacterized protein, which yields MTNDLVLAKLDAAPARNHQRDGAKGQEVKAPPRSPHPPPQCRRDARYKQQGPATTTRDYTVPTNNRREVEGERSLDGSGESYPPILPTLRRPRRARTHSHGAPRPRRQRRGPARGIRALAAKLGDLTPSPPPGLCERGPERPRRRPSPPPPAPAPGGPERPPPPAAASPGPRGRARSPAARGPPAKAPGTSAEPPAARDPNALAATASAPRGACPASVGGSGGRLTHLRLPEPPPPPPEAAPLPATPTVGGPGLETRRGQASPGSGCGSAERTSPPPPTPTLGNKRNSTPSSPGFRAGKEVDTAAAAARRGPGGPAPTPSLGAG from the exons ATGACAAATGATTTAGTGCTAGCCAAGCTGGACGCAGCACCGGCTCGTAACCACCAGCGAGACGGAGCAAAGGGACAAGAGGTCAAGGCGCCTCCGcgctccccccatcccccaccgcAATGCCGCCGAGACGCCAGGTACAAACAGCAAGGCCCCGCCACGACCACACGAGACTACACGGTCCCTACGAACAACAGGAGGGAGGTGGAGGGCGAGCGCAGCCTGGACGGCAGCGGGGAATCCTATCCCCCGATTCTGCCCACCCTCCGCCGTCCCCGTCGTGCCCGGACCCACTC ACACGGCGCGCCGCGGCCCCGGCGGCAGAGGAGGGGACCGGCGCGGGGGATCCGCGCCCTCGCCGCCAAACTTGGGGACCTCACGCCGTCGCCGCCGCCGGGACTGTGCGAGCGCGGCCCCGAACGCCCACGGAGGCGCCCCTCCCCCCCGCCGCCTGCCCCCGCCCCGGGCGGCCCCGAGCGACCCCCGCCGCCGGCGGCCGCCTCACCCGGCCCTCGCGGCCGCGCCCGCTCTCCCGCAGCCCGCGGGCCGCCGGCCAAGGCGCCTGGGACATCAGCGGAGCCGCCGGCAGCCCGAGACCCCAACGCGCTAGCGGCGACGGCGTCCGCGCCGCGGGGCGCCTGTCCCGCGTCAGTCGGAGGCTCCGGGGGACGCCTCACCCATCTCCGCCTCCCGGagcctccgcctccgcctccggAGGCTGCACCACTCCCGGCCACCCCCACTGTCGGCGGTCCTGGGCTGGAGACTCGGCGGGGACAAGCCTCACCCGGTTCTGGCTGCGGCTCCGCGGAAcgaacctccccacccccacccacccccaccttggGCAACAAGCGCAACTCCACTCCGTCCAGTCCCGGCTTTAGAGCGGGTAAGGAGGTGGACACTGCGGCCGCGGCGGCGCGGCGCGGACCGGGAGGCCCCGCCCCCACGCCCTCACTGGGGGCAGGGTAG